The nucleotide window taaggaaatagtattttactgtaaaacaaggatttgtattaaattgtgtgtagtgcaaagaataaattccagtaatttactttttaaatgttgctttaattTAACAGACtatctgtcttattctaaacacagaTGTGTTTCCCCTTTAAGGAAGccaggttgattttttttttttttttgagtgtgctcCACTCTCTGTCTATGAGATCAGAGTCTAATATGTTTTAAGccttatataaaattttttttagggtttctaaaataagtttATGCATGAAGTTAAATTGCTGTTATATTAATCTGTGTACCTGAAAGCTATTGTTAGCTGATTAGCATGTCCTCACAACTTTTTACATTACTTTCATTGCAAACAGTAAAGCATGcttttctggcaactaagccgattttatacacataaaataCATCCTATTTCAGTCTCCTCAATTAGGTaacgtgcacagaaatcatcacagagAATCACAAATTCCCGGCCATTCACACAAAAACTTCCCTTGTCAGGTCCCGGGTTGAAGAATTTTAGTTTGAAGAATTTTTGAGTTGTGTTTCCAACTGTAACTGAAACATTTTGTtgtcttaagttttttttttttgtaatctttGGATGCTTAGTGTTGGTTGGGCTTTTTACATTGGAATACTGGCAACAGTGCAGAGGCAACTATTGCTAATTAAATGTGAGAAGTGGAAATTTAAATGTACACAATTGTCTAGAACAGAATAACTAAGACTtctctataatataatataatataatataatataatataatataatataatataatataatataatataatataatataataatattataatatataataatattataataatataataatataataataaaagcttCTGTCCTTTCTTCCCTGTACCGGTCGTTTACACTTAATACTTTCTTAATCGTATAttaatgttataaatatataacatttatatattttattattcaggcatatactaatagttaactaatatgttaataaatgctttattaactcaacttcatgcagttttgtgacttaatctatagtgaggactatttatgctttataaatcccttactTCGAAAAAAGAGTCGGTGGCATGTTcgccctgtgttcacgtgggtttccttcggatgTTCCGGTTcttccccaagtccaaagacatgtggtaaaggtgaattgggtaagctaaaattaaccgtagtgtatgagtgcatgtgtgtgaatgagtgtgtatggatgttttccagtgatgggttgcagctggaagggcatccactgcataaaagaTTTGCTGTATacgtcggcggttcattccgctgtggcgaccccagactaataaagggactaagccgaaaagaaaatgtatgaatgaaaccAAGGACACAGTGTTATTATTCTTACACCAGGTGGTGTACAGCAGaaatataattgtaataataaacacaaaagaGTTCATGTAGATCatagaaaatattttactagaggATACAAAAATCACTATAGTTAACATCTGACTTCAAAGATAATGCACTATGAAACATCTAAGATTACAGTTTCAATTAACATACGGTGGATTACTGAGGGGGAGGGTGGGGTTGTAGGGTTACTGTCTTTTGTAGTTCATTGAAACAATAGACTACACAtcacttaaagagatagttcaccccaaaactcTATACATGCTATAAACCTGTTTGACtcctttttttaacaaataaaagatAAAACCAATTAAAAACTATTGACTGCTGTAGAATTTGTTTTCcccaatggttacatgtttttagCTTCATTCAAACTTGAATGAAAATCAGTTgaactgatttttaaaataaaggtttggaaccattgAGAGAAAGTAAATAGTAAGTGAATTGTGATTTTTGGGGCAACTATCCCTATAAAAATACTGCAGAAATATCTGAAATATACCCCCTTCATGCAGTAATGAGGGACAAATAGAACATCCAGGCACAAATCTGTTTAAAACCAAGCTAAATAGATTTTAGATACGTCCCTTTCACAGATTTTAACATATAgcaaaaaacatcaaataattcATAGTAAAACTACTGTATGTGGACAATACTAACATGCATATATTTACATCAGTTAAAAGACAGATCAATAAAAAGATTCATATTGTAAAAGTAGAAATAGAAAGAGAGACAAACGTATTTAGGAAAAAGATACACTGCAAAAACAAGGCTGCATTATTCAACAGTAAATTCAAACCATTATCAGATGTCACATCCACTTAGCAATTACTCACACTAAAGAGTCAcagtcatctaaaaaaaaaaaacgtggtaAACAACACTCTTTCCATAATTAGTCATAAGTCTGATAAACACCTTGCTTAAATCTTTATTTgagattgttttgtattttggaCAAACACAGCTATGAAAAAATAAGAGACTACTTGACAATTTACAGTTTCTTTAAATCTACAATTTGTAGTTACTGATgtgtttcatttaaatgtaatttttgtcatGCAGGTAGCTTCTGATGTATATATCACTATACAGAAATGGTTGCATGTTGTTCAGACAACACATTACCATTGATTTAACTTAAAAACAGTAAAGAAATCTATATTTCTTAACAAGTGTAATTTTTTCAGGAGAAAAACatctaaactatatattttttctaaaatctGGAAGGAATTTCTCAGACCTTAAACAAAGGTGAATAAAACAGTGTAACTTTTATTGTCAagtggtctctctctctctctctctctctctctctctctctctctctacagttaaagtcagaattattagcccccctgaattattagcacccctgtttatttttttcccctaattacTTTTTGACGGAgggaaaacacatttctaaacataatagttttaataactcatttctaataaccgttttcttttatctttgccatgatgacagtaaattatattttaccaaatatttttcaagacaattaaagtgacacttaaagtgaaatgtaaagcttaactaggtaaattaagTTAACTGGGCAAGTCAGGATATTTAGGTAAATCATTGTTTATCAATGGTTTATtctgcagaaaaaaagaaaaaaaggaaaaaaatacatatatatttatatatatatatatatatatatatatatatatatatatatatatatatatatatatatatatatatatatagctttaaggggcgtataattttgaccttaaaatttaaaactggttttattttagtataaaacaaataaaacagactctctctagaagaaaaatactgtgaaaaattccttgctctgttaaacatcattaggaaaatatttaaaagagaaaaaaaattctaaggagggctaataatttggacttttTTCCCCTggtttgtatgtatgtttatggTAATAAAATTTCTATTATAAGATTAGTGCAATTTGTCAAAAGCCAGTACTTTCCCCAACAAAAAGAGAGTTGGAATGAAGTGGTGAATTCAGTGATTCAgatcaaaaagaaaaattctACATACACAGACATTAATGCGCACCCTGGCGTCCATATCTCTcttcacacagacagacacaaactcactcacacacacatacaggtacacacacacacacacacacacacacatacacacgtgcgtgtgtgtctgtgtgtgtttgtgtgtgtgtgtgtatatatatttatacatatattagggatgccacaGTTCTCAATGTAATATTGAACAGTACGGTACAACTTCCATGGTTCAATACGCGGTTTGTACATGGGCTATCAGTAGCTGTGAGATttcattgttcatttttttaatgcaatccacttggaactactgtacttttcttggcttttcagtaaaacaaaatgagtattgcaataaatcgtttaaatttttttatacttACTGTTTCTATTGcctatagaaaaaaaagaaaaaaaaagaaaaaaaaacacgtgtcaagccatgagaactgaaccgaaccgaggtatgtattgaatcGTGGGCTAAGTGtgttgttgcatccctaatatatatattcattcccCAAAAGGGATGTCTGTGAGCTGTGAGGAGTTAGTGCAGACTTTCTATTCTTTGTGGTGCCTCACCAAGACAATACatcataaaacaaaacataacccAGTGataatcatttcatttttttttctaccatcaAATTGATGAGCAAATAACATATCATCAGATTCATTATCTACATTTGGTATGGTTCAACTCATGTTAAATTTGGTTAAAAGAATATATAGTTGTCATTATTGTTATGATGTATTGTCAGGATAGTTCACCACTAGTAGTATTAGTGTTCTAGAAAGCAAGAGGTTGAAAATAAAACAGAGAGGAGTTAGACTTTAGAGATGGGAAATAGATTTAGACAGAGGTGGGATAGAACAGTTTGGAAAACTATTTATGAGTATGAATTGAGACCCTCCTTAGAGCGTGACTGCACATCCTGAAGTTCTTGATCATCCCTGGTCTTTATGTCCTGATAGGCATGGGTCTGCTGACATGCCCCCTTCAGATAGGCCCAGTTTGCTGCCAAGATCATCAGGTAGTGGATCTGTAGACAGCAGAGATGGGGAGGACAAAAGAGATAGAGTAACAGAAAGGAAGAAAGAAGTGGAAGGAAGGATTTGTCATCATGagtaagttagttagttaaaGCCAGCTCTAAGTGTTAGAACAGTATTGAATAATTGCCATAAAACTACTTCAAATTATTATGGTGAATTATAATAGCTGCACTACACAGAAATCAATATTAGTAGATTAGAATATAATCAAAAGAAAAGGCACATATAGTAAAAGCCATTTAAAGACGCATATATTTGGATATAATATTAAACatcaaaaatacaaagtaaaaatATGAGAAAGGTTACCTTTACAACAATTAATTATTACTCAATCACATTTTCGGAACACCGAAATTGTAccttattatgttattatattattaaatattatgtaaagAATACCAAAAGCAATGAACTATAACAAATTCTAATGCAAGTAGTATTCAGAGGAATCTAATTGTACACGgaatggatttttttattttattttttgcataaatttacATAATAGCCTGAAATACATTATAGCCTGATTCTgtccttttttaatttaaataccaTGCATTAGGCATTACTGAGCCCAAAGAAGTCACaatctatttttaatttaatcataAAGTTTAAATAAGCAGTTATTTTGGATTGATGTATGATCTTACATTGACTGCCTTGATGTGATTACCATTATCAGTTAAGAATTAAAGGAAATAACTGAGTAACATATAATTCATAATTACACTGGAACACTTTTCTGAATCATCCAAAAATACACAGACACATGTGTTGGACAAAAACTTTTGTAGGACTGAGAAGGTTTGAAGACATCTAAACCATTACAAAAAACACATTTACCATAAAAAGAAATAATTCTGgacataaaataaatactttactacaacaaaataataataaaaaacattaacattacattGCAATAAACATGAATTCTTACCAGTGCAATCACTGTGGCACCAGCTCCAGCACAGGCAACAATATAAAGATGGTAGGACAAATAGAACTGCAAAGAAAAGTTTCCGAAAtccattaaatattttatgttctcttttaaatattttatgttcttgttttattgtcttaattatggtgtgtgtgtgtgtgtgtgtgtgtgtgtgtgtgcgtgtgtgtgtgtgtgtgtgtgtgtgtgtgtgtgtgtgtgtgtgtgtgtgtgtgtgtgttatatttctAAATaagtacaatatttattataatataaaaaaatgtatattccaCAATGGTGTTTTGTGGTTTTTAAGTACTGTACACTTAGTTTAAGCAAAGCTGTTTTCTTGATTATCCACAGTTTTAGattttgtcaattttaaataGGATACAGCAAGAAAGAATGTTTATCCAGTACATGTGTCATCTTCTGAAAAAAATTGGAAATATAGTGTGAAAACTGAAATATATCTATTATATGCAATATATAAACAAGTAGCCTGCTGTAAACATAAATCACGATATACAGTACAAGCTAAATAGCAGCAACAACTGCATTTATTGGCATACCTTTGCTCAGTTTGCTAAGTTAtgtgtttttgtaaaaatatatatgcaaaatataattttaagattttttaaaattattttccagAATCAATGCTTTTTACCTCACTGGTATTGCAGATGTCGCTTAGTGTGGACCCACAGGCTTTACCAGGGTTCGCATTCCATGGGATGATTCCTGAAAAGTATTACAAGTATTACACATATCTGTCTAAGCACTACTTAAGCTTTACACTTATTCTTTACAGGTTATTGAATGAAATGAATAGTAACATCATTTACAATTTTTAGCAAATTATACTTATAAAAGGAAAAGTACACTTTTAAGCCCAGACAAATTTATCCTAACCACTGTATTTTCAATAACATCAAAGAATTCACAGAAAAGGGTGGTCAGTGTGTTTACCATACTGCCGCACATCAACACAGATGTTGTCCACAGAGGTGAGATTGGCAATTGGGGATTTCATGGCACCACATGTGGTCCACATGTTATAAAAGAGGAAAACAGGCACAGCAGAAAATCCAAAGATGCCTAGCCATCCCAAGCCCAGAATATAGGTGAGGAAtacaaactaaaaaaacaaaaaaagacaggtTCAGTTTTAGGCTTACTTATTCATTCAATACCCATATATCTAATTTCATAATGACGTGAATAATCTCATAGCTTTGATCCCGTTTAAATCCTGCAGTgcatacagtataaatgtgaccCAGAATAATGACCTATTTACCGCTGTATCACCTTGCATATGTTGCCACTAGATTATGACAGTCACTCATTTGAACATACACATATCATTTTcagaaatatctaaaaaaatcagATCTGCATCTTTTGCAATCAGAAACACACATCTTATACAAAAATGACTGCTACTGGACTGCAAAAATTAAGGAAATTCAGGTATATATCATTGATGGCATCCAACTTTACCTCAGGACTTCAGTGAAGAGGGGaaaatgtttatgtatgtgtCAGGCTCACTGGAAAAAATGTAGCTTCTTGCATTAAACTCTTATTCTAACTAATAGCAAATTTGCTGAAGGAAACAAACCAGTCCTCTATGAACTGCCACCTAATCGTGGTGGAGGGGTTTGAGTGCCTGAGTGATCCTAAGAGCTATGTTGTCGGGGGCTATTGTCAAAAAGGTCTTTGGTGACAGTTCAGACtaagtgtgattttaaaaaacCTTATGAGCTTAATGACTTTGAGGACCTTGACGTCAAATGGGGCCCCACCCTGGAGTCAGGCCTGGGGTTGGGGCTCGTATGCAAATACCTGgtggccgttttttttttttttttccatggaaCCCTGTGGGCTTAGCACAAAGAAGCAACGGGGGACCATCCTCCTGCAGGCCCACCACTTGCACGGGGAGCCGTAAGTGACCAGTGCATTGTGGAACGGCTGGTCGTCGAAAGTTAGGACCACGACAACCTGATCGTTGGgcacagaaactggctcttggGACATGAAATGTCACCTCACTGGGAGAGAAGGAACCCAAGCTTGTGCGGGTGGTGGAAAGGTACCAACTAGAGATAGTAATGCTCACCTCCACACACAACCGGGGCTTTGGAACTCAACatcttaaaggctgatttatacttctgcgtcaaacgccagcgtatgctacggcgctgatgcatagcccttcgccgtggccgtcggcgtggctgacgtgcacctctcaaaaattgtaactacacgtcgcaacgacgcgtagcgcaagctctgtgattggtcggcttggtagcgctgacgagtctgggcgggaccgagagccgcgcgaacccaatatagcgattgtttacaagtgtggagtcctgtgaaggagctccggatggaaagttttgttttgtgtttacctcatagttaaagttgctgcacgtccgccggttgctgcctcaaaatgagcgagtttgagccacttgtacatcccggaagtgttcaggaaaagcaaaacaacagcgaagaaactcgacacagaggaacatttacacctcactgccaactagcgtttcggaagcgttgcatgtgccgtgggttacgccggtcacttgacgcagaagtataaatcaggcttaagccaCCATGTGTGAGAGTTTTCCGCGGTGAACGAGAGGGTCACCTCACTGCGCCTTCGGGTCAGGGATAGGTCTTTCACTGTGGTTTGTGCCTACGGGCCAAACACCAGTGCAGAGTACCCGGCCTTCTTGGACTCCTTGGGAGGGGTGCTGGAAGGTGCTCAGACTCTACTGGGGGACTTCAATGCCCACGTGGGTAATGACAGAAGAACAAATTGAGAGAATCGAGAAGAACGGCTTCCCTGATTGTACTGTATGGTGTTTCGTTTTGTAAGCTGTGCATTGGTTTATTTAAGTGGTGTAATTGTGACATCTAGTGGCGGAAAATGTCATTGCGCCATTCTTTACAACAACCTGATGTTTAAAAAGTCATAGAAGAAGAGACTGTGATCGCCATGCAGAGACGCGTTGTTGTTTGCTTTCAGCCCCTGTGATAGAAACGACTGTAAGttactaattttattttgaaaatatctgCAATACTTTTTTTGGGTTAAATTGATTAAGGAGGGTCAGTATTGACATGTTTAATGCTTGATGCTTCTAAATGCTAACGAGCTTTCATATAGATGCACGTCATTAAAGTGGCTGGATTGTTTATTTAGCTGTTTGACATTAGTTTAAATATGTCagtttatgtttataaatataaaatatgtatattatttgtGATATTTCGTAATCACTTTGTAATTTTTACCTTTTGTATTTTTCCTTTTTAGTTTTACAAGTAAATCAAGTAAAAGTGCTTCACATTCGGAAGAAGAAAGTGTAATGGTGCTTTATTTCTGTTAACTATCTGTCAAGCTTTGGTTCAGAACACCATTGCCAGGGCAAAATACTGATCTAAATCCGAGTGGTGTTCTGTTATTGGATTTCTGTGCTAATCACAGTTTGTCCATAACAAACACCATATTTGAGCATAAGGGTGTCCATCAGTGCACATGGCACCAGGACACCCTAAGGCTAAGGTCAATGTTCGACATTGTGGTTGTATCATCTGTTCTCCGACCATATGTCTTGGAAACTCGGGTAAAGAGAGGGGCAGAGCTGTCAACTGATCACCACCTAGTGGTGAGTTGGATCCGCTGGCAGGGGGGAAAGCTGGACAGACCTGGCAGACCCAAACGTATCCTCTTGGAACGCCTGGCTGAATCTAAAGTCAGAGTGATTTTTAACTCTCACCTCTCGAAGAGCTTTGACCAGATCCCGAGGGAGGCTGGAGACATTGAGGCCAAGTGATCCATGTTTTCCCACTCCAATGTTGATGATGCTGTGAGGAGCTGTGGCCGTATGGTCTGTGGTCCCTGTCTAGGTGGCAATCCACAAACTCGGTGGTGGACACCAGAAGTAAGGCGTGCCATCAAGCTGAAAAAGGTGTCCTACAGGGCTTGGTTGACTTGCAGGACTCCTGAGGCAGCTGATGGGTTCCGGCAGGCCAAGTGTACTGCAGCCCAGGTAGTTGCGGAAACAAAAACTCGGGTCTGGCAAGAGTTCAGGGAGACCATGGAGGAAGATTATCAGTCAGCCCCAAAGAGACCGTCAGGAGGGGAAAGCAGCTCCACATCGACACTGTTTGCAGTGGAAGTGGGTAGCTGTTGACCTCGACTGGTGATGTTTTTGGACAGAGGAATACTTTGTGAATCTCCTTAATCCCACTGACATGTCTTCTATTAAAAAGCAGAGACTGAGGAAGCAAGGGTGGCCTCATCCATCACCCAAGCTGAGGTCACTGAGGTAGTTAGCAAGCGTAACAGTGGCAAAGCAGCAGGAGTGGATGAGATTCACCCTGTTTGTCTTAGGTCTCTGAATATTGGGGAGCTGTGTTGGCTGACACGTCTCTACAATATCGCATGGAGGTTGGGGACAGTACCTCTGGATTGGGCAACTGGGATGGTGGTTCCCATTTGTAAGGAGGGGGTGGACCGGAGGGTGTGCTTCAACTatagggggatcacactcctcagtCTCTCGGGAAAGTCTATGCCAAGGTACTGTAGAGGAGGATGCGGGCTGTGGTTGAACCTAGGAACCAGGAGaaacaatagccgcgtttccactatcgcggcTAAAGCGagtgagccagggcgagccaaggccagtggcgtttccactgtcacttccggggcctaatcgggccaaagcggcgctttcttggggccagcggccggcctttttcggcccgccgaataccttgggccaaggaagGCCAgttggggcttcggggcggagtgaaaggagaggcgggcagttttctgatcgcacatgagtacatgtgccaaacaaataaagaaataagggaaataaaacatctagccttatagtctttttgcgtatgatcacccttatgtttcccttttaaatgtaaggctgctgcataaaataataaagtagttttaatttatagtgacgttctttgctgcgtcctcctttatgtttcaataacgcataataatcttaacaccatattaaagacacagcagacagtaaaggttttcgagagtttttgtcaagtttaaaatgtttgtttgtgcgcgtttagatgcctggatgtgtgtgtgagactgggCAAGAgtgctccttcacagctctgttatccCGCGAgctgcttttttctttatttattttggagataatacacaatataaatacaacagaaagacataaaacttaacaaattacatgccctcttt belongs to Danio rerio strain Tuebingen ecotype United States chromosome 1, GRCz12tu, whole genome shotgun sequence and includes:
- the gpm6ba gene encoding glycoprotein M6Ba — encoded protein: MDGMKPESTAEENQDERDESKGCFECCIKCLGGVPYASLVATILCFSGVALFCGCGHVALTGTVTMVENHFSRISSDHAALTDVVQILQYIIYGIACLFFLYGIILLAEGFYTTSAVKEMHSEFKTTVCGRCISAMFVFLTYILGLGWLGIFGFSAVPVFLFYNMWTTCGAMKSPIANLTSVDNICVDVRQYGIIPWNANPGKACGSTLSDICNTSEFYLSYHLYIVACAGAGATVIALIHYLMILAANWAYLKGACQQTHAYQDIKTRDDQELQDVQSRSKEGLNSYS